CCCCCCGGTTGTCACCCAGAGCGTTTATCAAATATAATAAGGGTTACATTGTATTTCGCGAAGGGTCTCAAAGTTCGAAATACTCAATTGTATTATACATTGAGATCCTTCGCGTTAAACAATTGTGTTTAGTATGGCTCTTTATGCGCTCTGGATGACAATTTCAGATACCTTATTTCGTGCTCACATTTTTAGGAACGAAAAACCCCGATTTCCACTTTTCTTGTGTGACTATTTATCAAGAAAGAAATCATATTATGGATAATAAAATTGTATTAATTGTTGGCGGTTCAGGTGGAATTGGAAGTGCAACGGCTAAAAAATTTGGTGATGCAGGGGCTAAGGTGGTTCTTGCTTCAAGAAATAAAACAAACGTTGAAAGCGTAGCTAAAGAAATTAATGATGCCGGCGGAGAAGCTTACGCGATTGAGGTCGATGCCAAAGACCAAGCTTCAGTAGAGAAAATGGCAGAAGAGATTAGCAGTCAGCTTGGTAAAATTGATATACTCATCAATGCATTTGGTCAGGGTATCATCCAGCCCTTCTTGGATATTGATCCAAAAGATGCCAAAGAAATCATCGATACCAATGTGTACGGTACTTTTCTAGTTACCCAAACCGTGATGAAAAATATGAACGAGGATGAGACTACTTCGGTGGTTATGTTTCCCGGTACTATGGGTAAATATGTAATGAAGAATGCATCTGTTTACGCGGCATCAAAATTTGCCATCCAAGGGTTTACCAAAGCACTGGTTGAGGAACAGCGTCGCGGTAAAACAAAATTCTCCCTGCTCTATTTAGGCGGAGTTGACACTGCTTTTTGGGATGATGACAGAGTAAACATGCGGGTCAAGAAAGACATGATGCTAACCCCTGATGAAGTTGCTGATGCCGTATTTTACGCAGTAAATCAGCCTTCAGGTTCTGTAATGAATGAAGTGGTTATTCAGCCTGAAAGTCATCAGTTGGTTTGATCTTAGTCTTCCACGTAATTTTTAAGCCCTGAGGTATATCTTGCTGATGTGTTTCTGAATTGGGGACGCACCAGCAGTTTATCCATGAGCATCCCAAAAGCACCAAACTTTTGTTTATAGCTAAAGGTCAATGATACTTCTGTCTGATCTTTAGACAGTGGTTTTAAATTCAGAATCCCTCTCATAAATGAATAAGGCGGAAGCATCTTTCCGCCTATTACTTCGGTCTAAATTAATTCACCACCTATCAATTCAGAGATTAATTCTTCCATGGTTCCCATGGGTTTTAATTGGCAGTATCTTTTTGACCCCTTCCTGATTGTTTATCACTAGTCATGTAGGGTTCTTTTATAAGCGGATGATAACGCTTGATATCACGGGGGAACTTTACAGCATCCCAAACAGCATGGATTGCCCTATTAATAATAACAGTAGATCTTAAAACGGTGTAGTTCATCGTGTTTGCTTTAGTTGATCAGGGGCAAGAAGATTCGCACACACAAAATAAAGTGCCCCGAAATTTGAATGAATCGGCACTTTAAAACACTGACTCTGATCTTTTGTAGGAATGGTATGGCTACTATTGAATACAGAACTCCAACTACTTAAGAGCCCGATGAAAACGATACTACCATTATTAATATTCATATCAAGCATATTTCCTGAAGCTGCTTTTGGGCAAGCGTTAGATTATAAAGGGGATAACTTTGAGCTAAGCTCCCAAATATTAGGTGAGCAGCGAACAGGAAGCATTTTTTTACCTGATTCAGTTAAAGATCCATTACCTGTTTTATATGTATTAGATGGGGAATGGAATCACGAACTAGCATCAGGAATCGTTGGGCATTTTATACGATGGGGCCGTATTCCTGACATGGCAGTTGTGAGCTTAAATAATATCAATCGAACTAAAGATTTCACCCCAACTGAACATGATCAGCGATATCCGGGCAGTGGAGGAGCCAAGCAGTTTCTTGAATTTATAGAGGAAGAACTCATTCCCCACATGGAAAAAGAATACAACCTTTCAAATCAGAGAATCTTATTCGGACATAGCTTTGGTGGATTGTTTTCACTTTATACTCTAAAGTCAAAACCAACACTTTTTGATGGATATATAGCCGTCAGCCCAAGCGTTTGGTGGAAAGATGAATATATGTATGGTTCTTACTCATTTAATGATTTGGACAGTAAGCCGTTTGTATATACAACCGCAGGAACTAACGACCGAACCAACATGCAGGCCATAGAGCAGTACATCAATTTCCTAAATGAAAGTGGACATGCAGAGCAACTTGAGCTCTATTCTGATATCCATGAGGGAGAAAATCATTTTACCAACGTCTCCATCACGCTTCATGAAGGATTGAAAAAACTATTCCCTGTAGAGCAGTTTGAAAGAGCACTTATCTCAGCTTGGACAAAAGGAGGTAAGGATGAGATTCATTCTGTTTATGAACAGAATGCTCAGGAGTATGGATTTCGGTTTCGGTTACCTGAAGAAGCTATTCGTACTTATGCATATGGCCTCCATGCCCGGGATGGAAAAACACAAGAAGCCATAGATATGCTGAGTTGGCTTGGTTCTGTTTATGATGAAAGTTATCAAGTATTCTATTTTCTGGGCGCTATTGCCAAAGAAGACGGGAGAAAAGAACTGTCCATATTCAATTATAGAAAAGCACTGGAAGTCGGAAATATGCCTCCCAGAATGCGAACCGTTATTGAAAGAAATTTAAATGAAGTTTCGGAAAGCCAGTCAGAGTTATGATGATATTTAAAGTGATACTTCTGCAATCAGTCCTCACTCTTTTTGGTGAGGGTACACTATCAACAGAAAAAGTTGATTACGGAATTGCATTTACTCCTGATGAAAACGTAGCCTATGTGGTTCGGCATGATGGGGAGTGGGGAAGCAGAGTAAATCCACCCTCAAAAATTCACAGGTACGTCAAAAAAGATGAAAAATGGATTAATACCGGATATGCAGATTTTAGCGACAAGGACTCCCCCTGGTCTGATTCAGGCATATTTATTAGCCCTAATGGTGAACTAGCCTTTTTTGTGAGCAACCGACCTTATCAAGGGAAGTCAGGTGAATCGGATCCGGATATATTCATGATGACTAAAAATGGAGATAAATGGAGCAAACCTTCAGCTGTCGAGGCGCTAAACTCTCCCGGGTACGAGGCAAGTCCTGTAACTGATAAGGAAGGGAATATCTACTTCAGCTCTATAAGGCAAGAGGGCTTAGGACTCGGCGATATCTATATGTCCAGAGTTATTGGGACAGGAGAGTATTCAAAACCCGAGCTTTTGGAGGGTTCTATAAATTCACCCTCTGGCGAATGGAACCTAATTATATCTCCGGATGCTGAGTGGATTATTTTTGAATCCTCTGGTAGAGCAGATGGGAGTTCGCCTTATGGAGACTTATATCTCAGTAGAAAGAATACCACCGGTGATTGGTCAGAGCCAACGAACTTGAAAGCCTTGAATACCACCGGCTCAGACTTGAACCCAAGAATTCTATATAAATCGAATAAGCTGGTATGGGCAAGCAGTCAAAAACTTGAACATACTGGCACCGATTTCTTCAGCCTTTCTTTGAAAGAAATAGAAGTAAACATTAAAGATAATTAAAGGCTTAAGAATGAAGATGAAAATCTGCTTGGGGGTTTTAGTAGCTGCCATACCTATAGCTTTACTAGCATGGTCAATTACTTCAATAGGAAAAGAGGTCTATAACCCTTTAGATCAAAGCTCAATTAAATTCGATTACCTACAACACTCTCCACTTAATGGAAAAGAAAGCACCGGTGGTATCAGCTTAATTGATGTTGACCACGATAATGACTTGGATGTCTATGTCAGCAATGGGTATGATGTTAGTTCATCTCCCCCAGTTCCTCAAAAAAATCGCTTATATCTTAATGATGGAAAGGGGGTATTTGCCCTGAATGAAGAAAGTATCTTATCTAATGATGTGTTCTTTTCATCAGGAAGCACTTGGGGTGATTTCAACAACGACGGACTAATAGATGTATTTATTGCTAATCAACAGTCCCAGAATAACGCTCTATTTGTAAACAAGGGAGAAGGCGAGTTCAAGATGGTAGCCCATTCAATAGTCAGCAATGATGCGGGCTATTCCTATTCAGCCAATTGGTCAGATATTGATAATGATGGTGATTTAGACCTGTATGTAGCAAATGGTGGGATCAGTAATCAGGAACCTGATTTTTTGTACAGGAATGACGGAAACGAAAAATTTTCAAAGGTAGCAAACACGCCAATAACAAAAGATACCGCTTCTACAATTGGGGGATTGTGGAGGGATTTTAATGGAGACAATCTCCCGGACCTATATGCTTCCTACCGGCTTCAAAAAGATCGCATCTATTTTAATAAAGGTGAATGGGAATTTGATGTGTATATGCTTGAAACGCCACAGGCTGAGCGTTTTTCATTTCCTAAAAGTACCGGTACCGTTGGTGATATTGACAATGATGGTGATCTGGATATTTATCAAACATCACTTATGGGAGGGGCTAATTTCCTTTATGTAAATAATGGAAATGGAAATTTTGAGTTTGTTGAAAAAGATGGCCTCACCTCTGTTGGAGGCCATACTTACGGCACTTTGATGGATGATTTTGATAACGATGGAGATCAGGATATAGCGATTGCTAATTGGGGAAGTGGGGTACAACTTTTCAAGAATAAGGGGGCTGAGTTCGAGCTGCTTGTAAATACAGCCTTTCATAATCGGATTTTCTTCGCATCTACTATCACCAGTGGAGATTTCAATAATGATGGTAAGCCGGATATCATAATCCCACAATGGCCGAATTCGAGAGGTGATTTTGAAAAAAATGAAGTCTATATAAATACATACGAAAAACCGGGGAATTGGATAAAAATAAAATTAGAGGGTAGGGAGTCAAACCGTTCTGCTATAGGTGCAAAAATCAGTGCAAAATGCACCGAAAACGGACAGTTGAAAACCAATTCAAAAGGGGTTTACTCCCAAATCACATGGCGATCACAAGCTGATTTGGTACAGATTATTGGTTTAGGAAATTGTTCTCAAGTTGATGAGATAACTGTTAATTGGCCTTCAGGAAAAGTCACAATTATGCAAGACATAACTATAAACGAATTTTTGGAGATTAAAGAATGAATCCAAGGATAGGGTTAGTATGTATTTTATTGGCAGGATTCTTGTATTCGTGTCAGAAAAAGGAAGACAGGCCTGAACTAAAAGTATTCACCATTCAGCCTGTTTCAAAGGTGATGATTGTCGGTTCGTATCATTTCGCCCAGGAATCAGAAACCGATGAATTATCGGAAGAGAATCAGCTTGAGATTGATAAGATTTTAGATGCTCTGGAAAAGTTTTGTCCAACTAAAGTTGTGATAGAAAAAGAAGCTCAATTCAAGGATCACTTTAACGAAATTTATACAGATTATAGAGCTGGTTCATTTTCTATTGATACTTTGGCAAATGAGACGTACCAGCTTGGGTTTAAGATGGCACACAGGATGAATCATGGCTCCATTTATCTGTTCGATAATAAACCTGAGTTCATTGGATCATTGGAAGGGTTCACATTTTCGAAATTCAACGAATATGCAGCTAAGAACGACTCAGCATTCGCCAGAAAACACATTGATCAGATTATTTCAGCCTTTTCATATAACGATAGTCTGAAAAAAACACTTCCTCTATACAAACGAATTAAGCTTCTGAATTCACCAGAGGCCCAGCAGCAGAATACCTACCGGATGCATATGTACGAACTAAGGGCAGGCATTGGTGATAACTGGATGGGGCCAGACTGGCTTGGACGTTGGTACCAGCGTAACATACGTATGATGGGAAACTTGTTGAAAATAAGTGAAACTGGCGACCGGCTTTTGGTGATTGTAGGCGATAATCATAAATGGATCCTCGAAGACTTGATAGACAATACCCCTGAATTAAAAACAGTGAGTACATACAAGTATTTAATGGACGAATAGAAATCGAGTATTCTCTTAATCAAGCCTTTATCACTTGATGTTTATAAATGGAAAATATCCAGTTTACCAAAATGGAATATTAGAATAATGAAGCTGAGTTTAGTACTCAAATATCTATTGCTTTTGGGATGGTTAGTTTTTGCTATAAATGAACAGTTATATGCACAGACCCCGAAATTAACAAAGGATGAAAAAGCTATCTCAAAACACTTTAGTGAGATAAAGAAACGAATGGGCGTAGCAGGATTAAGCCTGACCATCCATTCCATTGCAGAATGCAAAGGTCCTGATGGGGCTTATGTCACCAAAGTTGAAAGCAGTGAAGGTCATTTAACCTTTAAACAACAATTCTCTTATCGTGATGAACCAGTTGAATTAAAAATAAATGGTGATGAAGGAGTTGATGCAGAAGGTGAGAGCATAAGTGAGTTCATGATTTTCTTTGGCAGAATGCATGACTACGTACGAATTGCATTACAGCCAGAATATTTATTTCAAGAGATCGATTCAGTGATTCAAAAAAAAGACGAGATTAAGTTTTTCGGGAGTGCTGGTTCTGGATACTCAACTGAGTACATAACAAATGCTGATCACAAACCTTTGAAATACAGTTTGAATTCAGAAGATAACCAAACGATAACCACGATTTTTGATTCCTGGACATCAACGAAAGAGGGGATAAGAGTACCAGAATTGATCCGGATTATTGACGGGGAAAAAGTTTTCACATTTAAATACTCAGAAATAACCGTTCAGATAGAAGAAAGATAAAATCGATTTCTATGATTAAATATATATTACTTAGCCTGATCCTTACTTCATGTGTAGACCAGAAATTAAGCAGAATGGTTCATGAAAAAGAGATCATGAAGATGCATGAAGCACAGCGAGAGTATCACTTTCAAAAAATGTCAGAAGAGTTTGCAGGTCAGCTTACAGATGACTTTATATCTGTAAACCGAGGAGAGCTATCACAGCAGAGCTTCGAGGAACATAAGGCCAGGTATGACCGATATTTTGCTTCCGTAGAGTTTGAAAAGTGGGATGATACAGAAAAGCCCATTATTCGTTTTTCCGATGATCATTCCCTTGCATATACTATCGTTCAGAAAGACGTTATTGTTAGGTATCCAGACGACAATGGAACAATACTTAGAGATAGCGTCCACTTTGCTTGGCTTGCGGTATACAGAATACAGAAAGATGGAAACTGGAAGATAGAATCGGTTGCATCAACAAACTCTGAACCGGTTGTCAATAAGTTAGATTAACAGCTCTGAAACTAATCAGCAACCGGGCATTTGTCTAGTGAAGTCTTATATGCTTTTTCCAGTATATCCAGTCCTTCATCAATTTGAGCCTGAGTAATAGTAAGTGGTGGTCTGAACCGAACAGTATTAGGTCCGCAGGATAGGATCATTAGTCCATTATTCATGCATTCTTTTATGACTGCATTTCTGGAATGAGTATCCGGTAAATCAATGGCGCAAAAGAGGCCTTTACCTCTAGGATTGGAGAAATATTCGTGATTGTCAGCTAGCGCTTCCAAACGAGTCTGCAGGTAGTTGCCGACTTTGGCTGCATTATCAACCAGATTTTCCTCTTCAATGATGTCGAGTATTCGTCCAAACCGGACCATATCAACGAGATTACCACCCCAGGTTGAATTGATTCGGGATGAAACGTGAAAGCAGTTGGTTTCTACTTCATCAACACGTTTGCCAGCAAGGATGCCGCAGACCTGAGCTTTTTTCCCAAAAGCAAGAATATCCGGCTTCACAAAATGCTCATGCGCCCAGAATTTCCCAGTCATACCAACACCGGTTTGTACCTCATCATAAATAAGCAAAGCCTCATGTTTGTCGGCAAGATCTC
Above is a window of Balneola sp. DNA encoding:
- a CDS encoding SDR family oxidoreductase, with translation MDNKIVLIVGGSGGIGSATAKKFGDAGAKVVLASRNKTNVESVAKEINDAGGEAYAIEVDAKDQASVEKMAEEISSQLGKIDILINAFGQGIIQPFLDIDPKDAKEIIDTNVYGTFLVTQTVMKNMNEDETTSVVMFPGTMGKYVMKNASVYAASKFAIQGFTKALVEEQRRGKTKFSLLYLGGVDTAFWDDDRVNMRVKKDMMLTPDEVADAVFYAVNQPSGSVMNEVVIQPESHQLV